A window of Hordeum vulgare subsp. vulgare chromosome 5H, MorexV3_pseudomolecules_assembly, whole genome shotgun sequence genomic DNA:
ATGTAGTTGTTCAGCTATATGTTGTAAGTTTAGTCGTACTTTTAATTTTGATGTATTTTCTATTATTTGTTTGTAATGTCAGGTTGTGGGGACATTATTTTCTACCTATACTGGTTGTAAGCACGATCGTTGGATGCATTTATTTGTAGTATAAGTGTTATCCCCGCTAAACTAATTGAGCATTGAAATAGAACATGAAtatgtctcatacataaaatagacATATGTCTCATACATAATTAGATAGCCATGTCTCTACTGATAGATAGAAGCGTCACTTACAACGTCTGCCTTGGCACTCAGTGGGTGTGCTAGGCGTACTACAGCCCCACCTGTGGGGGGCTAATGTTACGAAGTGGAATCTCGGACCCGCCCGGGTCATTCTGTGTATCCTGGGTGGGCCATGGTGGAGGAATCGAAAACATGTCTAGCCACATGTTTTGCTGCAATAGTTGATCTTCTTGTTTGCTCGCGCACCCGGATCCGGACGCCAACGCCTCGTGATATGCATAGGATCCTGTAGGAGGGATCATACCAGCTAGATGTTGTTGAAACATGAAACCCTCTATGGGACTTTGATGTTGTGGTGGAGGCTGAAACAAGATGGTGGACGAGGGAGCATGGTGTTGTGGGTGTTGCCACGCCAAActgccagcctggtcaggaggtgaTGGATGGGGCGTCTGCTAGAGCCCGGAGTATCATAGGTTCGGTACACATCCGACGTAACAGGGTTCGGTATCTCATCTACATTGGAGTGTTGAACAATGCATAAccgtgtgataacccacaagtataggggatcgcaacagttttcgagggtagagtattcaacccaaatttattgattcgacacaaggggagccaaagaatactctcaagtattagcagttgagttgtcaattcaaccacacctaaaagacttagtatctgcagcaaagttttagtagcaaagtagtatgatagtaacggtagcggcggtaacagtagcagtagtaatttgtatagcaagtgtgacagcagtagcggtaaagtaacttagcaagaaccagtataggaaaagctcgtaggcattggatcggtgatggataattatgtcggatggcattcatcatgtaatagttataacatagggtgatatgtaactagctccagttcgtcaatgtaatgtaggcatgtattccgtatttagtcatacgtgcttatggaaaagaacttgcatgacatcttttgtcctaccctcccgtggcagcggggtcctaatgggaactaagggatattaaggtctccttttaatagagaaccggaacaaagcattagaacatggtgaatacatgggatcctcatactatggtcatctccgggagtagttccggctattgtcactccggggttgccgggtcataacacatagtaggtgactacaacttgcaagataggatcaagaacacacatatattgtgaaaacataataggttcaaatctgaaatcatggcgctcaggccctagtgacaagcattaagcatagcaaagtagtagcaacatcaatcttagaacacagtggatactagggatcaaaccccatcaaaactaactcgattacatgatagatctcatccaacccatcaccgtccagcaagcctacaataatattactcacgaacgatggagagcatcatgaaattggcgatggaggatggttgatgatgacgacggcgtcgatttcccctctccgaagcccagaacggactccagatctgccctccctaggaagaacaggcggtggcggcggctccgtatcgtgaaacgcgatgaactcttctctctcattttttctgggcgagagaggttatatagagttggagatGAAATCGgttgagccacgtgggccccacgagcctactaggcgcgccctagggggggcgcgcctgcagggctagtggcccactggcagcgtatcttcagttgattctttctctgttattttttatatattccataaaaaatcctcgtaagtttccaggtcattccgagaacttttatttttgcacaaaaacaacaccatggcagttctgctgaaaacagcgtcagtccgggttagtttcaatcaaatcatgcaaattagagtccaaaacaaggacaaaagagtttggaaaagtagatacgttggagacgtatcaccgtgcCCCTCTCATGTACTGATCCAAATAGGCATTGTATCCAGCGAGATCATATCCGGTATCCTCGTGCCACATATGTTGAGCGGCAGTATCCGGTATCCTCGTGCCACATATGTACGTATCAAAGTAACTACAAATATTCGCACAACTATATACGACGGGAACGCACGTTGAATCTTACCCTCGAAGTGTGCGAAGAACGAGGAACGCAActgcctccaccaccaccaccaccaccacctacacctacacctacaccaccaccaccaccaccaccttcacctccaccaccaccaccaccaccacctccactacCATCACCAAAAtggtcaacaccaccaccacaagttACCCCATCATGAGATCGAGGGTTCCCTTGCCTCCTCTAACCCTCTAGAATCCAACCACGACGAAAAAAGGGAAAGAAATCGGTTCATACCTCGTAGAAAATTTGATGCATTTTCGTGTGGAGAGAGTGGagaaaggaggaagagaggaggaataAGGGGGGAGAGAAGAGAAAGAAGGGGGCGCGGGCACGAGCCGAGGGTGAGCAGACCCCTATCGGCCTTGCCGCGGCTGACTGCCCAGTCGACTTCGCCGCGGCCGACTGAATGCAACCCAGGCCGACTGACGTGCACCGGCTAGTTGTTGGACATGCTCTAAGCAAAGCACAATGACCGCACAAAAATTCATGGTGTATTatataattaagataaataaGGTCATGCCCATAACATTCTTTGGGACAACGTACACAAGGTGGAACAAAAAAATTTAGATTAGGAAGAACTTCTTCAAGTTCTAATGTGGGATGTTGATATCGTATCACACTTAATTTATTTGTATTCGACCAGACTAATTGGTTTCTCCGCCCGCTTGCAAACTTATGACCACTAGGACCAGCACTATATGTTCATGGGCATCATACTGAGACCGCAGGTGGCAGAACTCCTTTCATGAAGGAGTAGAAAAGAACAAGTGATCTCTTGGGCTGGAAGCTAGGAACCATATGGCCAGCTCCTCGCACCGATGCAAACGTGAACCCTCCCTCGTACTGCTGAGCGTAGCCTCCGACCTAGATTTGATCGTAAATGAGTTTAGTACACAGTCCCATCACAATATATTAAGGCTTATTGCATCTATAGTTACCTCGCTGTCAGGGGTGTACCACGGACCCCACGGTTTTGTGACTGCCAGATTGAGATCCTTGACAGAGTACCTCGTGGCGGTAATTGGGCACACATCATCCATGTCACCACTGTCATTCAATTAGCCATCGTGTTATGAGATAAGTGGCAGGCAAAAATGTCGAGAAGGTAATGCAAGTGTTTACCTGTACAGCCAGACTCTTAACCCGTTGTCGACAAGCCAAGCAATGGTTGGCACCATGGAAACCGGGGCATCGGTCCAGTCCAAGTTACTGTGGACAGAACAAGGTAAGGTAAATATCTAGTAGCTGGGAAATATACATGCTAGGGTAAATAAGAGAGAGTTCGTGAGAAGGTGTTTAACTTACGCGCACTCTGACCACTTGGTTTTGGCTCGAACGTGCATAGCCTTCTGCACCTTAGGACTGTTGAAGTAGGCGTCGATATAGGCCCCGATGCACGGATCGTAGCCTGGTAGCTGTTTCAACCACAGAAACCAACTAATCAGCACTGCAATCCATCAACTTTCTTAGTGATGATGAGATTTGTTCAAGTGAAAGAGCGTATATTTGTTTGTTCTAGTATACGTACGTAGCTACTGGAGTGGAGGCTCCCGTCCGGCGACTCGATGCAGACCGGGGCGTAGATGTTGTATCGATCGATGTCGCCGATTTTGAACGACTTCTTGGCTTGGCCGCACGCTGTGCCCTCGACCCGCCCGAAGCTACAATGCTCGGTGATATTGCCCCACACCTCGTCAGAGATCACCCCGTGGTTCCAGAGGAACTCGAACGTCCCCTTTGTGTTCATGTAGTCATCGAGGTACGGGTTGCCAACCTGCAGAAATGAACCCTCATGTCAGCCGTCAGCGATACTACCAAATGCCAATACAGAGCATTTTTCAGATCAAAGCTCGCAACGCCGGCGGCCATGATAGAGCCAGCTTACGAAGATGCCCTTGAGGTTCATGTCTGTGAGACCGAGTTCGCTGAGGGCGACGATGACGGTGGCGAGCTGGGGGACGTAGTGCCCGCTGTAGCTCTCGCCGGCGATGTACAAGTCGCGGCCCTTGTACTCGGGGAACCTCTCCAGCCAGTTGAGCAGGAAGAGGTAGGCGTCCACCGCGGTACCCGCGTCGCCGCTCTCCACCGACGTGTTCGAGTAGGAGAACCCGACGCCCGCCGGCGACTCCAGGAAGATCACATTTGCAACTACAAGACACCACAAGCCATCATCAGCTGAGAACACAGCGTACGTGAAGTTATAGGAGGATCCGTCGGTCACCCACCATTGTTCCAGGCATGCCTGTTTCTGCTCAGGGTCTTCCCGTCGGGGTTCACGCGGAACGGGCCGAGCTCCGCCATGGCGCCGGCGCCGAGCGAGGAGCACCCGGGCCCGCCGTTGAGCCAGAGCACGAGGGGCTTGGAGGAGGCCTCGTAGGGGGCCTCGACGAAGTAATAGAAGAGCGCGCGGCCGTACTCCTCGCTGACCGTGACGTAGCCGGAGTACTGGTCGAAGTTGACGCGCGGGGGCTGGCCGGGCAGCGCGGCGATCCTGTCGGCCGCCCTGGTGCCCGCCGGCGGGGCGTCGCATTTGGTGGGCAGGTGGCGGAAGCTGCTGGTCGGGTCGGCCCACGTGTCCGGCCCCGCAGGCCCGCTCGCGCGCTTATGGGCCCTCGATTCGATGAAGGCCCTCAGCACGTCCTTCTGCTGCACGGTCACCGCCGCACTCGCCAGCGGTGACGCGCCCAGTACGATCGCCATTACCGCTGCCGCGTAGTAGTACATGGTATGGTTCCTCATTGTAATCTGCGAGGGGTGGTGAGTGGCTGGCTGAGGGTACATAGATGGTTCTGTCGCTTTTTATATACTGGTATATGGGCTGATCAGGGCGAGAGCGGCAAGCTACCACGAAGCTGCTTGCGTGTTTCGGGAATTCCAAGCAGAAACTCTTGATGTTAGGATTCTCCGGAAGCAGCTAGCTGCGCGATGCATGCATCGTATCGATGTTTGACTGAGCTCGACAATGTTATTATTACAGATAGCGTTCGTTACGTAGTTGGCGGACATTGTTACCGTACGTCAACGAAATCAACATTGTTCCTCACGATGCCGTCGTTGTCGAGGTGACATCTCTAGGCAACAATCCAAACGATGAGACCGAGGTGATGGAAATGTCCGCCTGTGCCAGTATTGCTTACGACCTCCTAAGGTGTGGTTCATATTTTTACTCGTTTGTTTCCAATTACTATTACTGCCATATTAGCATTGCCTGAAATAAAAGAAGGAAGTGTCTAGAACTCATCTAGCTGAGTTACATTATGCTCTCATTCACCTGATGTTAGCTGATGTTATGTTTTAGTAGTCCCGATCCGTTTTTAATTGTCCCGGCCTGTGTTTTTCTGTTTTCGCCTCCGAACCAGCACGGCCacaaaaaattcaccaaaaaacaAAAACCCTCATGAAATCTCAATCTCACGATCCACTACTACTCAATGCATGTTGCAAGCCACTACAGCTGATGGCCGTTGTTTATAAATTACATCATAAACTCTAAAGAACTATCTAGCATGCCAGATCGAAAAACTTTAGCACTTTTCAGATATTTCTTGAAAAACTATTTTTAACAAACTTACTAACATCTTTCGGAATTCCCCCGATCTTTTTGAATTTTAAACAAAATTATAAACATGAATATTTTGTGAACTGGTGaacagatttttttttaaaaggaaacattttttgaattccaTAACATTTGAAAGcaggaatattttaaaaaatactaAAGAAAATTTGAAAAGCGTGATAATTTATTAAAAAGGAAAAAattgaaaaaggaaaaagaaaataaaacacaaaagaacataaataaaaataaattgcGACCGGTcttcaattttttttttgcaattgcGACTACCCTAGGGAAATTTGCATTGCGACAGTGTTCAAAAAACTTGCAATAATCATTACTCTAGACTTCTAGAGAAACATGTAGTGCCTGTCCTTGAAAAAATTGCAATTACAACTACCCCTCAAGAAACTTACAGCTGTGATTGGCCTTCAAAAAATTTCAATTACGGCTACCCTAGAAAAACTTGTAGTTGCGACCGGTTTCCCAAAAAGTTGCAATTGTATCTATCCTCGAGAAATTTACAGTTGTGTCCGACCTTAAAAAGTTGCAATTCCGCCTACTCTAGAGAAACTTGAGGTTGCGACCGAACTTCAAAAAGCTTGCAATTGCGACTACCCAAGTAAAACTTGCAGTTGCCACATACCTTAAAAAAATATGCAATTGCGGCTATCCCTAGAGAAGTTTGAAGTTGCGACCAGCCTTGAGAAGTTGCAATTACGACTACCCTAGAAAAACTTACATTTGCAATCGACCTTAAAAATATGCAATTGCGGCTAGCCCTAGAGAAGCTTGAAGTTGCGACCGGCCTTAAAAAGTTGCAGTTATAACTACCCTAGGGAAAGATGCAGTTGCGACTGACCTTAAAAATATGCAATTGCGGCTACCCCTAGAGAAGCTTGAAGTTGCGACCAGCCTTGAAAAATTGCAATTACGACTACCCTAGAGAAACTTGAGGTTGCGTCCGACCTTAAAAAATATGCAATTGCGGCTACCCCTAAAGAAGCTTGAAGTTGCGACCGGCCTTGAAAAGTTACAATTCTGACTACCCTAAAGAAACTTGAGGTTGTGACCGACCTTAAAAATATGCAATTACGGCTACCCCTAGAGAATCTTGAAGTTGCGACCGGCCTTAAAAAATTGCAATTACGACTACCCTAGAGAAACTTGAGGTTGCGACCGGCCTTCAATAAGCTTGCAATTGCGACTATCCTAAAaatcttgcagttgcgacccgccTTAAAAAATTGCAAATAAGACTATCCTAAAAAAGTTGAAATTGCGACCGGCCTTCAAAaaaacaagagccaacaaaaaaagTAGATCGAGCAATTTGACTGAAACTAACGAGAAAAAAGAACCCAATCTATATCGTGGAAAAACTGTTATGTAAGacgatttttttttaaatggcaCATGGATCAAAATGTTCAAAACAAAATTAAAATGTGATATTAATCTACAAACAATAAGAAAAACTATTAAACTGAATTACACATGCTCAAAAACTCTTAGAAAAATTGATTTGTATATTATTACGCACACAAGCTAGCAACAACCCTCAGCCAAATTTGAACATGCGTATCAAAAAACGGACACTCACAAAACAAGAATAACATATCCACACAATAAACTATATTAAGAAAAACTTACCATTCACTTAATAACCATAAAAAAAATGGTTCAAGCTTCTTTTCAAGTTCGACACACATCCATATTATACTGAGAAACAAAAAggttctaaacatgcatgcatgctACAGAAAAATCGCTTCGGAAACAGATAAGTTAGCCCCCCCCCCTCCAGTTTTCTTAACACAAAGATGCTACAGAAACACCGCATCTGACAACTCCTCTAGAAAAGAAATATGAAATTAAAAAATATTCATTAATTCTAAAAATACTTCTTGACTTTAATTGTTCTCAATTTGAAAAATAAATTCATaaataaaaaatgttcacaaatcgaaaagaaaaaaagaaaaggaaagaaaaatagaaaagatagaaataaagaaataaaaactagAAAACCTGatggaaaacagaaaaaaaaacttttgaaAGCTTCCCAAACTGATAGGAAAATCCGAGAAGCTTCTTAGAACCAGATTAAAAAAAGCTTCCTAGAACTAACCTTAACTTTGTTCCCCATGTTCCCTCCCGTAATGGGCTGGTCCTACGTTATCAAGTGTGGTGGATTTGGACAACGAAAAAAGAATATAACGCGTGACGCAAGTCCATAACTGCACAAGAgtgaaaggaaaaaaaatgagaAACGGGCCGAACGACAGAAGGAGCGATCGCTACGCAAGGCCCTTCAGTAGTTGCACGAATCACGACGTAAAAAGTCATCTAACGGCTGAGACGGTGAATGATACGAAACTTGATACTCAGCTAGCAGCCAAACCGATAAAAGAAAACACCATCATTAAGCCGGCTGATGCACACGCGAGCATCCACCGCTTGCATAGCCATCCGATCAATTTTGATCGAGCGCTCACGCTTGCAACAAATCAGTTCCGCGCAATCAGTTTTTTCATGCAATAAGGGTCTTGTTTCAGTAGATTTCTGCAACACGTGAAGAGTTTCAAAAAGAAAAACCGATTCAATGATGAAGTTTTTTTCTGCAACTGGGGTCTTGTTTCAAAAGGTTTTACAACATATCTTTTgtttcagaaagaaaaaaaatggttCAATGGTGAAGTTTTCTTTTTCAGTAACAAGGGTCTTGTTTCATAAATATAGCTCGAGTTGCAGCATCGGAGGAGCGTACGACGATAGAGAGTGAGCGGTTAGACATTGAAATATGAGGCATATTTCAGAAACATACTCCAGCTGCAGAAAACGATGAAGGAGCAGCTGGCGTGAGAGGTCGTGAGCGTCGTGAGTAGTTTTTACAACAAGATCTATGTCGCAGAAGTTTCCGCAACACCTGCTTTGTTGCGGTGGTGGAATACATAGCACGTCCGCACGATGATGCCATATTCAATGGCCCGTAACCGGACCGATCTTCTAAAAAGATCATCCGACATAGATCTTGATTTGGTATTGTAGAAAGTTTCTATTAACTTGCTCGAAAtttataaagtttgacttgaGACAAATCCAAAATGCGGAGTAAATAAAAATAGAGGGGGTATTTGTTTTTACTAAATCCAGGTTTGGACTTCATG
This region includes:
- the LOC123396901 gene encoding serine carboxypeptidase 1-like produces the protein MAIVLGASPLASAAVTVQQKDVLRAFIESRAHKRASGPAGPDTWADPTSSFRHLPTKCDAPPAGTRAADRIAALPGQPPRVNFDQYSGYVTVSEEYGRALFYYFVEAPYEASSKPLVLWLNGGPGCSSLGAGAMAELGPFRVNPDGKTLSRNRHAWNNVANVIFLESPAGVGFSYSNTSVESGDAGTAVDAYLFLLNWLERFPEYKGRDLYIAGESYSGHYVPQLATVIVALSELGLTDMNLKGIFVGNPYLDDYMNTKGTFEFLWNHGVISDEVWGNITEHCSFGRVEGTACGQAKKSFKIGDIDRYNIYAPLPGYDPCIGAYIDAYFNSPKVQKAMHVRAKTKWSECANLDWTDAPVSMVPTIAWLVDNGLRVWLYSGDMDDVCPITATRYSVKDLNLAVTKPWGPWYTPDSEVGGYAQQYEGGFTFASVRGAGHMVPSFQPKRSLVLFYSFMKGVLPPAVSV